The following coding sequences lie in one Hydrogenophaga sp. PBL-H3 genomic window:
- a CDS encoding dienelactone hydrolase family protein, protein MLNDQHALDLGALLPGQSSENGTTRRTALKAALGVGYAASALPLAAQTAIRTPSDGLTVGEVMIDVNGYNMPAYRAAPAGKTGLPVVLVLSEIFGVHEYIADTTRRFARAGYLAIAPELFVRQGDAQSYGELAKLIDEVVTKVPDAQVMTDLDATVKWAAANGGNGSRVGVTGFCWGGRHVWLYAAHNPAVKAGVAWYGRLLGDATPLNPRHPLDVAARLKAPVLGLYGGADTGIPLDTVAKMKSALAAGSPAARASTFVVYPEAPHAFHADYRPSYRKEPAEDGWNRALAWLKRHGVA, encoded by the coding sequence ATGCTCAACGACCAGCACGCCCTGGACCTCGGCGCATTGCTGCCCGGCCAGTCGAGTGAAAACGGCACCACCCGCCGAACCGCCCTCAAGGCCGCACTCGGCGTGGGTTATGCCGCGTCGGCCTTGCCCCTGGCGGCTCAGACAGCGATCAGAACGCCGTCCGATGGTCTGACCGTGGGCGAGGTGATGATCGACGTCAACGGGTACAACATGCCCGCTTACCGCGCGGCGCCTGCTGGAAAAACAGGGCTGCCGGTCGTGCTGGTGCTCTCGGAAATTTTCGGCGTGCATGAGTACATCGCTGACACCACGCGCCGCTTCGCCAGGGCGGGGTACCTGGCGATCGCGCCCGAGCTGTTCGTGCGTCAGGGTGACGCACAGAGCTATGGCGAGCTGGCCAAGCTGATCGATGAAGTGGTCACCAAGGTGCCCGACGCGCAGGTGATGACCGATCTGGATGCCACGGTGAAGTGGGCCGCAGCCAACGGCGGCAACGGCTCCCGGGTGGGTGTGACCGGCTTTTGCTGGGGCGGGCGCCATGTGTGGCTTTACGCGGCCCACAACCCGGCGGTCAAGGCCGGCGTGGCCTGGTACGGCCGCCTGCTGGGCGATGCCACGCCGCTCAACCCCCGGCACCCGTTGGACGTGGCCGCCCGGCTCAAGGCGCCGGTGCTGGGTCTGTATGGCGGTGCCGACACCGGCATCCCCCTTGACACGGTTGCTAAGATGAAATCTGCATTGGCAGCGGGCAGTCCGGCTGCCAGGGCCTCGACTTTTGTGGTCTACCCCGAGGCACCCCACGCCTTCCATGCCGACTACCGTCCGAGCTACCGCAAGGAGCCGGCCGAAGATGGCTGGAACCGTGCACTGGCGTGGCTCAAGCGGCACGGCGTGGCCTGA
- a CDS encoding ZIP family metal transporter encodes MTLLAILMGTVAAGVGSVWLAALMAFAMLARFTQHMLSLAAGALMATAFMHLLPEAFESEAGAHELFAMLLGGLVFFFLLDKAELWHHGHEHNHGPAQEGALADHAHHHGHGHGHAHHDHGPRSGGWAVLAGDSVHAFGDGILIASAFLADMRLGVITSLAVLAHEVPHHIGDLVVLRHTSRTSRAALVKVSMAGTVTALGGVVGYFLVTQLQDYLPFFLVAASSSFVYVALADLIPQLQKQLGFRDTVSQVAWLLAGIALVTLVSSLAH; translated from the coding sequence ATGACCTTGTTGGCGATCTTGATGGGTACGGTGGCGGCGGGCGTGGGCAGTGTCTGGCTGGCCGCGTTGATGGCGTTTGCAATGCTGGCGCGCTTCACACAGCACATGCTCAGCTTGGCCGCGGGCGCGCTCATGGCCACGGCCTTCATGCATCTGCTGCCCGAGGCGTTCGAGAGCGAAGCCGGCGCGCACGAGCTCTTTGCCATGCTGCTGGGTGGCCTGGTGTTTTTTTTCCTGCTCGACAAGGCCGAGCTGTGGCACCACGGACACGAGCACAACCACGGGCCTGCGCAGGAAGGGGCGCTAGCGGATCATGCCCACCACCACGGTCATGGGCATGGCCATGCCCACCATGACCACGGCCCACGTTCGGGCGGCTGGGCCGTGCTGGCTGGCGACAGCGTGCATGCCTTTGGCGACGGCATCCTGATCGCTTCGGCCTTCCTGGCCGACATGCGTCTGGGCGTGATCACCTCGCTGGCGGTGCTGGCGCACGAGGTGCCGCACCACATCGGCGACCTGGTGGTGCTGCGCCACACATCGCGCACCTCGCGCGCGGCGCTGGTCAAGGTCTCCATGGCGGGTACTGTCACCGCGCTGGGTGGCGTGGTGGGCTATTTCCTTGTCACGCAGTTGCAGGACTACCTGCCGTTCTTCCTGGTGGCTGCGTCCAGCAGCTTTGTTTATGTGGCGCTGGCCGACCTGATCCCGCAACTGCAGAAGCAGCTGGGCTTTCGGGACACGGTGTCGCAAGTGGCGTGGTTGCTGGCGGGTATCGCACTGGTCACCCTGGTGAGCAGCCTGGCGCATTGA
- a CDS encoding PAS domain-containing sensor histidine kinase produces MQHARRALRRWLTDHSPSHPSPCSMQQYDDAAFSILGNQDRTAALALTSLVIGIAGLLMLLMELVLQAPGKHETWVAAGLTVVAWFCYGLARTGRTRYVAHVIVAAVLAAAIFSALAYGSVRTAVGFLFMGSVVGAGIFLGRTALIVTTVASIGSLGVLTWAEATGLLTAQPDFNVSLRVWITHSATVLGVALMVHHSRLRTNRALQLQAQEFERRKATEQERDRSLERFARIFRTSPSPMLAQSARTGSILDVNPAFERAYGYARDQVLGRQEGFLWADAAQRDTYLQQLYAQRHMDQFACQGRRADGSVFQALISSEMGTDREDKLIITSITDVSAQAQAMERLRRSEERFAKAFNFSPLNLTITRLADGSLVEINQAQSFRLEDQLGKTSIDTGVWLTPADREQFVAQLLRDGRIDHYDTRLRHKDGGVVDARLWAELIEIDAEACILSCTVNITAEKRREALLLQVAKGVAAETGEAFFSALTRHLSDTIGCDMVMIGECSTPERVRALSIWRDSQETPTFSFDTVGTPCAETLKQKDVFLCPQGLPLEFPQARGINREGFQAYLGQALRDADGTPIGILYAMWRKPLTPRDDMLALVSIFASRATAELVRLRRDREIQRLNETLEQRVRERTADLQKLNAELDSFAYTVSHDLKSPLRSIDGFTRLLDEQLGERMSADEREMFDRVLSSTARMGSLISALLALARVSQAPLARQSVDLSELVRSILAEQLGKQPERLVQCHVAEGLHVECDPQLARIALENLLGNALKYSRDQPQTVIEFGHSGPGRSTAPRYFVRDNGVGFNMAYAAKLFKPFQRLHLPSEFEGTGIGLATVRRIIERHGGDITANSAPGAGATFSFSLGETAGS; encoded by the coding sequence GTGCAACACGCCCGACGCGCCCTGCGCCGCTGGCTGACGGACCACTCGCCATCCCATCCCAGCCCTTGCTCCATGCAGCAGTACGACGACGCAGCCTTCAGCATTCTGGGTAACCAGGACCGCACCGCCGCACTGGCCTTGACATCGCTCGTGATCGGCATCGCGGGTCTGCTGATGCTGTTGATGGAACTGGTTCTCCAAGCTCCGGGCAAGCACGAGACCTGGGTCGCGGCTGGGCTGACGGTCGTGGCCTGGTTCTGCTACGGCCTCGCTCGCACCGGTCGCACGCGCTATGTGGCGCATGTCATCGTGGCGGCGGTGCTGGCCGCCGCCATCTTCTCGGCCCTTGCCTACGGTTCGGTGCGCACCGCCGTCGGCTTCCTGTTCATGGGTTCGGTGGTGGGCGCCGGCATCTTCCTGGGGCGCACGGCGCTCATTGTCACCACGGTCGCCAGCATCGGATCGCTGGGTGTGCTGACCTGGGCGGAAGCCACCGGCCTGCTCACAGCCCAGCCGGATTTCAATGTCAGCCTGCGCGTGTGGATCACGCACTCGGCCACGGTCCTGGGAGTCGCACTGATGGTGCACCACAGCCGGCTGAGGACCAACCGGGCGCTGCAACTGCAGGCCCAGGAATTCGAACGCCGCAAGGCCACCGAGCAGGAGCGCGACCGCAGCCTGGAGCGGTTTGCCCGAATTTTTCGCACCAGCCCCAGCCCCATGCTGGCCCAGTCAGCACGCACTGGCTCCATCCTCGATGTGAACCCGGCGTTCGAGCGCGCCTACGGCTACGCACGTGACCAGGTGCTCGGTCGCCAGGAAGGCTTCCTGTGGGCAGACGCGGCCCAGCGCGACACCTACCTGCAGCAGCTCTATGCACAGCGCCACATGGATCAGTTTGCCTGCCAGGGCCGACGCGCCGACGGCAGCGTGTTCCAGGCGCTCATTTCCAGCGAAATGGGCACCGACCGCGAAGACAAGCTCATCATCACCAGCATCACCGACGTGAGTGCACAAGCCCAGGCCATGGAGCGGCTGCGGCGCTCCGAAGAGCGGTTTGCCAAGGCTTTCAACTTCAGTCCGCTGAACCTCACCATCACCCGCCTGGCAGACGGCAGCCTGGTGGAGATCAACCAGGCACAGAGCTTTCGACTCGAAGATCAGCTGGGCAAAACATCCATCGACACCGGTGTCTGGCTCACGCCCGCCGACCGCGAACAGTTTGTGGCGCAGCTGCTGCGCGACGGCCGGATCGACCACTACGACACCCGCCTGCGCCACAAAGATGGTGGCGTGGTTGATGCCCGGCTGTGGGCCGAACTCATCGAAATCGACGCAGAGGCCTGCATCCTGTCCTGCACGGTGAACATCACGGCCGAGAAAAGACGCGAGGCCCTGCTGCTCCAGGTGGCCAAAGGCGTGGCGGCGGAAACCGGGGAAGCCTTCTTCAGCGCGCTCACCCGCCACCTCAGTGACACCATTGGCTGCGACATGGTGATGATCGGGGAGTGCAGCACGCCAGAGCGCGTGCGTGCACTCTCCATCTGGAGAGACTCGCAAGAGACTCCCACGTTCAGTTTCGACACGGTGGGCACACCCTGCGCCGAAACCCTGAAGCAGAAAGACGTGTTCCTGTGTCCGCAAGGCTTGCCCCTTGAGTTTCCGCAAGCCAGGGGCATCAACCGGGAAGGCTTCCAGGCCTACCTCGGACAGGCCTTGCGCGATGCCGATGGCACACCCATCGGCATCCTGTATGCCATGTGGCGCAAGCCCCTGACACCGCGCGACGACATGCTCGCGCTCGTCTCCATCTTTGCCAGCCGCGCCACCGCCGAGCTTGTGCGCCTGCGACGCGATCGCGAGATCCAGCGCTTGAACGAAACGCTGGAGCAACGGGTGCGCGAACGCACGGCTGATCTGCAAAAACTCAACGCCGAGCTCGACTCCTTTGCCTACACCGTGTCGCACGACCTGAAGTCGCCCCTGCGCTCCATCGACGGCTTCACCCGCCTGCTCGACGAACAGCTCGGTGAGCGCATGAGTGCAGACGAACGCGAGATGTTCGACCGTGTGTTGTCGTCCACCGCGCGCATGGGCTCGCTCATCTCCGCGCTGCTGGCGCTGGCCCGCGTGAGCCAGGCGCCGCTGGCGCGCCAGAGCGTTGACTTGAGCGAACTCGTGCGCAGCATCCTGGCCGAGCAGCTCGGCAAACAGCCCGAACGCCTGGTGCAATGCCACGTCGCCGAAGGGCTGCATGTGGAATGCGACCCGCAGCTCGCGCGCATTGCTCTGGAGAACTTGCTGGGCAATGCCTTGAAGTACAGCCGCGACCAGCCGCAGACTGTGATCGAATTCGGGCACTCCGGGCCCGGGAGGAGCACGGCACCGCGGTATTTCGTGCGGGACAACGGCGTGGGCTTCAACATGGCCTACGCCGCCAAGCTGTTCAAACCCTTCCAGCGACTGCACTTGCCCAGCGAGTTCGAAGGTACGGGCATCGGCCTGGCCACGGTGCGCCGCATCATCGAGCGCCACGGCGGCGACATCACCGCCAACAGTGCGCCCGGCGCAGGGGCCACATTCAGCTTCTCGCTCGGCGAAACAGCTGGGTCGTAG
- a CDS encoding sulfurtransferase → MFTTLISASELQQLMSSGTPLRVFDCSFELMKPDAGATQFADEHIAGSVYVHLDQHLSDKTGTDRASGGRHPLPSRETFARRMAALGLSDGVQVVVLDRQGANYCGRLWWMLKWCGHEAVAVLDGGLAAWKAAGGAVVGGPSPQPEPGHFTLKPTAAATASTSAIMQSLGRPAQTLIDARAAARFRGEVEPLDPVAGHIPGALNRPFAENIGPDGLFKPAAQLRAEFEHLLAGRDPASVVHHCGSGVSAIPNLLAMEIAGLGRTALYPGSWSEWCNTPDAPCAAG, encoded by the coding sequence ATGTTCACCACCCTGATCTCAGCCTCCGAACTGCAGCAACTCATGTCCTCCGGCACGCCGCTGCGGGTGTTCGACTGCAGCTTCGAGCTCATGAAGCCCGACGCGGGCGCCACGCAGTTTGCCGACGAGCACATCGCAGGTTCGGTGTACGTGCACCTGGATCAACACCTCAGCGACAAAACGGGCACCGACCGCGCCAGCGGCGGACGCCACCCCTTGCCCTCGCGCGAGACATTCGCCCGCCGCATGGCCGCGCTGGGCCTGTCCGACGGCGTGCAGGTGGTGGTGCTGGATCGCCAGGGCGCCAATTACTGCGGGCGCCTTTGGTGGATGCTGAAGTGGTGCGGACACGAAGCGGTGGCCGTGCTGGACGGCGGGTTGGCGGCCTGGAAAGCGGCCGGTGGTGCGGTGGTCGGTGGACCATCGCCACAGCCCGAACCCGGGCACTTCACGCTCAAGCCGACAGCTGCCGCCACCGCGTCCACCAGCGCCATCATGCAGTCGCTCGGCCGCCCCGCACAAACGTTGATCGACGCACGGGCTGCTGCCCGCTTTCGAGGCGAGGTCGAGCCGCTCGACCCGGTGGCCGGCCACATCCCGGGTGCATTGAACAGGCCATTCGCCGAGAACATCGGACCCGACGGCCTGTTCAAGCCCGCTGCGCAATTGCGCGCCGAGTTTGAGCACCTGCTTGCCGGTCGCGACCCCGCCAGTGTGGTGCACCACTGCGGCAGCGGTGTCAGCGCCATCCCCAACCTGCTGGCCATGGAAATTGCCGGCCTGGGCCGCACAGCGCTCTACCCTGGCAGCTGGAGCGAGTGGTGCAACACGCCCGACGCGCCCTGCGCCGCTGGCTGA
- a CDS encoding DMT family transporter, which produces MQALWMVLASLFFATMGVCIKFASTHFNSFEIVFYRGLVGVVFLIGLTRLQGVSLRTRLPMMHVWRSVVGVTALTAWFYAIAILPLATAMTLNYMSSVWIAAFLLGGSLLVQGRNAPVRQQAPLFLAVLAGFGGVAMMLRPSLGEDQVVGAFVGLMSGIFSAFAYLQVAALARAGEPESRTVFYFSIGAVLAGALGMLFVGASEWRWPSALWLLPIGLLAVFGQLCMTRAYSSGATMVVANLQYSGIVFAGLYSLIIFGDQLPLIGWLGMGLIIVSGVIATALRTRAVPNAPAEEH; this is translated from the coding sequence GTGCAAGCTCTGTGGATGGTGCTCGCGTCGCTGTTTTTTGCCACCATGGGCGTGTGCATCAAGTTTGCCTCGACCCACTTCAACAGTTTCGAGATCGTTTTCTACCGCGGACTGGTGGGTGTCGTCTTCCTGATCGGCCTCACCCGCTTGCAAGGCGTCTCGTTGCGCACGCGTCTGCCCATGATGCATGTCTGGCGCAGTGTGGTGGGCGTGACCGCGCTCACCGCCTGGTTCTACGCCATCGCCATCCTGCCGCTGGCCACGGCCATGACGCTGAACTACATGAGCAGCGTGTGGATCGCCGCTTTCCTGCTTGGTGGTTCGCTGCTGGTGCAGGGCCGCAACGCGCCCGTCCGCCAGCAAGCGCCGCTGTTTCTCGCCGTGCTGGCAGGCTTTGGTGGCGTGGCCATGATGCTGCGGCCGTCGCTGGGCGAAGACCAGGTGGTCGGCGCGTTCGTGGGCCTGATGTCGGGCATCTTCTCGGCATTCGCGTACCTGCAGGTGGCGGCCCTGGCGCGTGCCGGTGAGCCCGAGAGCCGCACGGTCTTCTATTTCTCCATTGGCGCGGTGTTGGCGGGCGCCCTGGGCATGCTTTTCGTGGGCGCCAGCGAATGGCGCTGGCCCAGCGCGCTGTGGTTGCTGCCGATCGGCTTGCTGGCGGTGTTCGGGCAGCTGTGCATGACGCGCGCCTACTCCAGTGGCGCCACCATGGTGGTGGCCAACCTGCAGTACTCGGGCATTGTCTTTGCCGGCCTCTACAGCCTCATCATCTTCGGCGACCAGCTGCCCTTGATCGGCTGGCTGGGCATGGGCCTGATCATTGTCAGCGGCGTCATTGCAACGGCGTTGCGCACCCGGGCCGTACCCAATGCGCCCGCCGAGGAACACTGA
- a CDS encoding aromatic ring-hydroxylating oxygenase subunit alpha, translating into MSDLSLQLQQAASQLQVSSYFDEALFQREKEVLFQRGPRYVGHQLAVPHVGDYHALPQEAGGRALVRTASGVELVSNVCRHRQAIILKDRGNLQETRSGSAGGNIVCPLHRWTYSGIQGGHAGQLLGAPHFDKDPCLNLNNYPLREWNGLLFEDNGRDVQADLANMGPRAALDFDGMVLDHVELHECNYNWKTFIEVYLEDYHVAPFHPGLGGFVTCEDLRWEFKPEYSVQTVGPANLLGKAGSPVYQRWHEQLMQYRQGRMPEHGAIWLTYYPHIMVEWYPHVLTVSTLHPVSVDKTINMVEFYYPEEIVAFEREFVEAQRAAYMETCLEDDEIAERMDAGRKALLARGDNEVGPYQSPMEDGMQHFHEWYRRRMAADLAG; encoded by the coding sequence ATGTCTGATTTAAGTCTTCAACTGCAGCAGGCCGCAAGCCAACTTCAGGTTTCCAGTTACTTCGACGAAGCGCTGTTCCAGCGCGAAAAGGAAGTCCTCTTCCAGCGCGGGCCCCGGTATGTGGGGCACCAACTCGCCGTTCCCCATGTGGGGGACTACCACGCCCTCCCGCAAGAAGCCGGCGGGCGTGCTCTGGTGCGCACCGCCAGCGGTGTTGAACTGGTGTCCAACGTCTGCCGCCACCGCCAGGCCATCATCCTCAAGGACCGTGGCAACCTGCAGGAAACCCGCAGCGGCAGCGCAGGCGGCAACATCGTGTGCCCTCTGCACCGCTGGACCTACAGCGGCATCCAGGGCGGACACGCTGGCCAGTTGCTGGGCGCGCCCCACTTCGACAAAGACCCCTGCCTGAACCTCAACAACTACCCGCTGCGCGAGTGGAACGGCCTGCTGTTTGAAGACAACGGCCGCGACGTCCAGGCCGACCTGGCGAACATGGGCCCGCGCGCCGCGCTTGATTTCGACGGCATGGTGCTCGATCACGTGGAGTTGCACGAGTGCAACTACAACTGGAAGACCTTCATCGAGGTTTACCTGGAGGACTACCACGTGGCGCCCTTCCACCCGGGGCTGGGCGGCTTCGTCACTTGCGAGGACCTGCGCTGGGAGTTCAAGCCCGAGTACTCCGTGCAGACGGTCGGCCCGGCCAACCTGCTGGGCAAGGCCGGCAGCCCGGTCTACCAGCGCTGGCACGAACAGCTCATGCAGTACCGCCAGGGCCGGATGCCCGAACACGGCGCGATCTGGCTGACCTACTACCCGCACATCATGGTGGAGTGGTACCCGCACGTGCTCACCGTCTCGACCCTGCACCCGGTGAGCGTGGACAAGACCATCAACATGGTCGAGTTCTACTACCCCGAAGAGATCGTCGCCTTCGAGCGCGAGTTCGTCGAAGCGCAGCGCGCGGCCTACATGGAGACCTGCCTGGAGGACGACGAGATCGCCGAACGCATGGACGCCGGGCGCAAAGCGCTGCTGGCACGCGGAGACAACGAAGTGGGCCCCTACCAGAGCCCGATGGAAGACGGCATGCAGCACTTCCACGAGTGGTACCGCCGCCGGATGGCGGCGGATCTCGCGGGCTGA
- the xseB gene encoding exodeoxyribonuclease VII small subunit — protein sequence MPRTPKNTAAASTADTPSIAASYEAALQELEQLVSQLDAGQLPLDQLLTRYQRGAELLAFCRARLEAVENQIKVLEGGELKPWDAT from the coding sequence GTGCCCCGTACCCCCAAAAACACCGCAGCCGCTTCCACGGCCGATACACCGTCCATCGCCGCCAGCTACGAAGCCGCGCTGCAGGAACTGGAACAGCTCGTGTCCCAGCTCGACGCGGGCCAATTGCCGCTGGACCAGTTGCTCACGCGCTACCAGCGCGGAGCCGAGTTGCTGGCGTTCTGTCGCGCCCGGCTGGAAGCGGTGGAAAACCAGATCAAGGTGCTTGAAGGTGGCGAACTCAAACCTTGGGACGCGACATGA
- a CDS encoding polyprenyl synthetase family protein: protein MNAVLGSEITAGFVNWRESRQSAVENALSRWVPSEAPAGLGDAMRYAVLDGGKRLRPLLVLATCEAVGGQPDAAMRAACAVELIHAYSLVHDDMPCMDNDVLRRGKPTVHVRFGEAQALLAGDALQALAFELLVPDDGSVQPAMAARLCRQLALAAGAGGMAGGQAIDLASVGHALDQPALEAMHRHKTGALLQASVMMGAATTQVSAGTEARLSEYGASVGLAFQVVDDILDVTADSATLGKTAGKDAAADKPTFVSLMGLASAQAYADRVLDQAHEALRRSGIERPDTLHALADWVGRRAS, encoded by the coding sequence ATGAACGCTGTGCTGGGCTCTGAAATCACAGCGGGTTTCGTCAACTGGCGTGAATCGCGGCAGAGCGCGGTCGAGAACGCGCTGTCGCGGTGGGTTCCGTCCGAGGCGCCCGCCGGCCTGGGTGACGCCATGCGCTACGCGGTGCTTGATGGAGGCAAGCGGCTGCGCCCCTTGCTCGTGCTCGCCACTTGCGAGGCCGTGGGTGGACAGCCTGACGCGGCCATGCGCGCGGCCTGCGCGGTGGAGCTGATCCACGCGTATTCGCTGGTGCACGACGACATGCCTTGCATGGACAACGACGTGTTGCGCCGTGGCAAGCCCACGGTGCATGTGCGGTTCGGTGAAGCCCAGGCGCTGCTTGCCGGTGATGCGCTGCAGGCGCTGGCTTTCGAGCTGCTGGTGCCCGACGACGGCAGCGTGCAGCCCGCCATGGCCGCCCGGCTGTGCAGGCAGCTGGCCCTGGCGGCGGGAGCCGGTGGCATGGCCGGGGGCCAGGCCATCGATCTGGCCAGCGTGGGCCATGCGCTGGACCAGCCGGCGCTGGAGGCCATGCACCGGCACAAGACAGGCGCGCTGCTCCAGGCCAGCGTGATGATGGGGGCAGCCACCACGCAGGTGTCTGCAGGCACAGAAGCACGACTGTCCGAGTACGGCGCCAGCGTGGGCCTGGCCTTTCAGGTCGTGGACGACATCCTTGACGTGACTGCCGATTCGGCTACCCTGGGCAAGACAGCAGGCAAAGACGCTGCAGCGGACAAACCCACTTTCGTGTCCCTCATGGGGCTGGCATCCGCACAAGCCTATGCGGACCGTGTGCTGGACCAGGCTCACGAAGCTTTGCGACGCAGTGGCATCGAGCGACCCGATACCTTGCATGCCCTGGCCGACTGGGTCGGTCGTCGCGCCTCCTGA
- the dxs gene encoding 1-deoxy-D-xylulose-5-phosphate synthase, with amino-acid sequence MSSLLSSIESPADVRRLTRAQLLPLADELRSYLLQSVARTGGHLSSNLGTVELTLALHYVFNTPEDRLVWDVGHQTYPHKILTGRRDRMSTLRQLGGISGFPRRSESEYDTFGTAHSSTSISAALGMAMGAKIKGESRNSVAIIGDGAMTAGMAFEALNNAGVAEGRLLVVLNDNDMSISPPVGALNRYLAQLMSGQFYAAAKNVGKQVLKGAPPLFELAKRLEEQAKGMVVPATLFEKFGFNYIGPIDGHDLNSLIPTLENIRHLLETDSGPQFLHVVTKKGQGYKLAENDPIAYHGPGTFDPAVGIVKAASAPKTTFTQVFGQWLCDMAAADERLVGITPAMREGSGMVEFERRFPKRYFDVGIAEQHAVTFAAGLACEGLKPVVAIYSTFLQRGYDQLIHDVALQNLPMVFALDRAGLVGADGATHAGAYDIAYLRCIPNMAIACPADEAECRQLLSTAHAQNQPVAVRYPRGAGVGAAIPASLDGLPFGKGELRRQGKGIAILAFGTLLHPALAAGEKLGASVANMRWAKPLDLDLLRELAGTHEALVTVEEGCLPGGAGSAVMEALQSEGLQVPVLSLGLPDEFSEHGDPAKLLSALGLDAAGIEASIRVRFESLLRATPGLKAVG; translated from the coding sequence ATGAGTTCCTTGCTCTCATCCATCGAGTCCCCAGCCGATGTGCGCCGCCTCACCCGCGCCCAGCTCCTGCCGCTGGCCGACGAATTGCGCAGCTACTTGCTGCAAAGCGTGGCACGCACCGGTGGCCACCTGAGTTCCAACCTCGGTACGGTCGAGCTCACGCTGGCGCTGCACTACGTTTTCAACACACCCGAAGACCGCCTGGTCTGGGACGTGGGCCACCAGACCTACCCGCACAAAATCCTGACCGGTCGCCGCGACCGCATGAGCACCCTGCGCCAGCTGGGCGGCATCAGCGGCTTCCCGCGCCGATCCGAGAGCGAATACGACACTTTCGGCACGGCCCACTCGTCCACCAGCATTTCGGCCGCGCTCGGCATGGCCATGGGGGCCAAGATCAAAGGTGAAAGCCGCAATTCCGTGGCGATCATTGGCGATGGCGCCATGACCGCCGGCATGGCCTTTGAAGCGCTCAACAACGCTGGTGTGGCCGAAGGTCGCCTGCTGGTGGTGCTCAACGACAACGACATGTCGATCTCGCCGCCAGTGGGTGCGCTCAACCGCTACCTCGCCCAGCTCATGAGCGGGCAGTTCTACGCTGCAGCGAAGAACGTGGGCAAGCAGGTGCTCAAAGGGGCGCCGCCCTTGTTTGAACTGGCCAAGCGGCTTGAAGAACAGGCCAAGGGCATGGTGGTGCCGGCCACTCTGTTCGAGAAGTTCGGCTTCAACTACATCGGCCCCATTGACGGGCACGACCTGAACTCGCTGATCCCCACGCTGGAGAACATCCGCCACCTGCTCGAGACCGACAGCGGGCCGCAGTTCCTGCATGTGGTGACCAAAAAAGGCCAGGGCTACAAGCTGGCCGAAAACGACCCGATTGCTTACCACGGCCCAGGTACGTTCGATCCAGCCGTGGGCATTGTCAAGGCGGCTTCGGCCCCCAAGACCACGTTCACCCAGGTGTTTGGCCAGTGGCTGTGCGACATGGCCGCGGCCGATGAACGTCTGGTGGGCATCACGCCCGCCATGCGTGAGGGCTCTGGCATGGTCGAGTTCGAGCGCCGTTTTCCCAAGCGGTATTTCGATGTCGGCATTGCCGAGCAGCACGCCGTGACCTTCGCGGCCGGCCTGGCCTGCGAAGGCCTCAAGCCGGTGGTGGCGATCTACTCCACCTTTCTGCAGCGCGGCTACGACCAGCTCATCCACGACGTGGCGCTGCAGAACCTGCCCATGGTTTTCGCCCTGGACCGAGCAGGTCTGGTGGGGGCCGATGGCGCCACCCACGCGGGGGCCTACGACATCGCCTACCTTCGCTGCATTCCCAACATGGCCATTGCCTGCCCGGCCGACGAGGCCGAGTGCCGCCAACTGCTGTCGACCGCACATGCCCAGAACCAGCCGGTGGCCGTGCGCTACCCGCGCGGCGCGGGTGTGGGCGCTGCCATCCCGGCCAGCCTGGATGGCTTGCCCTTTGGCAAGGGCGAGCTGCGTCGCCAGGGCAAGGGCATTGCGATCCTGGCCTTCGGCACGCTGCTCCATCCGGCGCTGGCCGCCGGTGAGAAGCTGGGCGCCAGCGTGGCCAACATGCGCTGGGCCAAGCCACTCGATCTGGACCTGCTGCGCGAACTCGCTGGCACGCACGAGGCACTGGTGACGGTGGAAGAGGGCTGCCTGCCCGGTGGCGCCGGCAGTGCAGTGATGGAAGCCTTGCAGTCCGAAGGCCTGCAGGTGCCGGTGCTGTCGCTGGGTCTGCCTGACGAATTCTCGGAGCATGGCGATCCTGCCAAGTTGCTCAGCGCGCTGGGCCTGGACGCTGCCGGCATCGAGGCGTCGATCCGTGTGAGGTTCGAAAGTCTGCTGCGTGCAACGCCTGGCCTGAAGGCGGTGGGCTGA